In Bifidobacterium actinocoloniiforme DSM 22766, a genomic segment contains:
- a CDS encoding fluoride efflux transporter FluC has protein sequence MTVLLVCLGGGVGAGARYLLDTAIKRSSHGPFPWSTLVINLIASCFAGLVAAFSSRLLLDPTAHLLLATGLLGGFSTFSTAIADTLSLTRTHRFGQAGLSLLTSMIAPLLAVAGGFAVGMAL, from the coding sequence ATGACGGTTCTGCTGGTCTGCCTAGGTGGCGGCGTGGGCGCCGGCGCCCGCTACCTGCTCGACACGGCCATCAAGCGCTCGAGCCACGGCCCCTTCCCCTGGTCCACACTGGTCATCAACCTGATCGCCTCCTGCTTCGCCGGCCTGGTTGCCGCGTTCAGCTCCCGGCTCCTGCTCGACCCGACCGCCCACCTCCTGCTCGCCACCGGCCTGTTGGGTGGCTTTTCCACCTTCTCCACCGCGATTGCAGACACCCTGTCCCTGACACGGACCCACCGGTTTGGGCAGGCCGGCCTCTCTCTGCTCACCTCGATGATCGCTCCCCTGCTGGCAGTCGCAGGCGGTTTCGCTGTGGGCATGGCCCTGTAA
- a CDS encoding ABC transporter permease, translated as MTPFTNPIRGLSSAPTERSQASRRSRLVSSVLVAIGVLAFFGALGYLLPALGAPIGPQGIPEHISTDAKYLPYYAMRSVLRMFLALFVSLVFSYIYGLAAARSKRARAILMPLLDILQSVPILGFLSATISIWLVLFPGSIMGVEAASIFAIFTSQAWNMTFSFYGSLLNEPTELDEAARSLRLTRWQRFWKLDVPYSMIPMLWNCMMSVGGGWFFLTASEMISVNNRTMALPGIGSYVEEAAGQKELGKVGLAIVTMVVVVLLIDFLLWKPLTAWAEKFRMADSESTEPKRSIVLTVLRLSGISDLLGRIGRPISGFLDRLTRPLGVTGGHWSTGQYRRRTLFSNGLYAVVLGLLGAWGLFKLYQLVVPALGFSEVGHVFVLGFLTMLRVTLLIIVSSAIWVPIGAMIGLNPKLSRILQPVVQICASFPANFIFPFVTMWFLAWHIDINWGSILLMALGTQWYILFNVIAGASAIPDDLREMSRSLRQPAWQRWKTLILPGVFNSWCTGGITASGGAWNASIVSEVVSYAKHTLTATGVGSYVAEATAVGDTPRIIAGVAVMSVFVVALNKVCWSPIQALAQRRYAIT; from the coding sequence ATGACTCCGTTTACCAATCCCATCCGCGGCCTGTCCTCCGCTCCGACTGAGCGCAGCCAGGCTTCCCGTCGAAGCCGCCTGGTCTCCAGCGTCCTCGTCGCCATCGGCGTACTGGCCTTCTTTGGCGCGTTGGGATACCTCCTGCCCGCTCTAGGCGCGCCCATAGGCCCCCAGGGCATCCCCGAGCACATCTCCACCGACGCCAAGTACCTGCCCTATTACGCCATGCGCTCGGTCCTGCGCATGTTCCTCGCCCTGTTCGTCTCCCTGGTCTTCTCCTACATATACGGGCTGGCGGCTGCCAGGAGCAAGCGGGCGCGCGCGATCCTGATGCCCTTGCTCGACATCCTTCAGTCCGTACCCATCCTGGGTTTCCTATCCGCCACGATCTCCATCTGGCTGGTGCTCTTCCCCGGTTCGATCATGGGCGTGGAGGCGGCCTCGATTTTCGCCATCTTCACCTCGCAGGCTTGGAACATGACCTTCTCCTTCTACGGTTCATTGCTGAACGAGCCCACCGAGCTGGACGAGGCGGCGCGTTCCCTGCGGCTGACCCGATGGCAGCGGTTCTGGAAGCTGGACGTGCCTTATTCGATGATCCCCATGCTTTGGAACTGCATGATGAGCGTGGGCGGGGGCTGGTTCTTCCTGACCGCTTCCGAAATGATTTCGGTCAATAACCGCACTATGGCCCTGCCCGGCATCGGCTCCTACGTAGAGGAGGCCGCCGGCCAGAAGGAGCTGGGAAAGGTGGGCTTGGCGATCGTGACGATGGTCGTGGTGGTGCTCCTGATCGACTTCCTCCTGTGGAAGCCGTTGACCGCTTGGGCGGAGAAGTTCCGCATGGCCGACAGCGAATCGACCGAGCCCAAGCGCAGCATCGTCCTGACCGTCCTGCGCCTATCAGGGATCAGCGACCTGCTGGGCCGGATCGGCCGCCCCATCAGCGGATTCCTGGACCGTCTGACCCGTCCGCTGGGGGTCACGGGAGGCCACTGGTCAACAGGGCAGTACCGGAGGCGGACCCTGTTCTCCAATGGCCTGTATGCCGTGGTCCTCGGTCTCCTCGGCGCATGGGGCCTGTTCAAGCTCTACCAGCTGGTCGTACCGGCCTTAGGCTTCTCGGAGGTGGGCCACGTCTTCGTCCTGGGCTTCCTCACCATGCTCAGAGTGACCCTGCTGATTATCGTGAGCTCAGCCATTTGGGTGCCAATCGGGGCCATGATCGGCTTGAACCCCAAGCTCTCCCGCATCCTGCAGCCAGTGGTGCAGATCTGCGCCTCCTTCCCCGCCAACTTCATCTTCCCCTTCGTGACCATGTGGTTCCTGGCCTGGCATATCGACATCAACTGGGGGTCCATCCTGCTGATGGCCCTAGGCACCCAGTGGTACATCCTGTTCAACGTTATCGCCGGCGCCTCGGCCATCCCCGATGACCTGCGGGAGATGTCACGCTCCTTGCGCCAGCCAGCCTGGCAGCGCTGGAAGACCCTGATCCTTCCTGGGGTCTTCAACTCCTGGTGCACCGGAGGCATCACCGCGTCCGGCGGCGCCTGGAACGCCTCAATCGTCTCGGAAGTGGTCTCCTATGCCAAGCACACCCTGACCGCCACCGGCGTGGGCTCTTACGTAGCCGAAGCCACCGCGGTGGGCGACACCCCCAGGATCATCGCCGGCGTAGCCGTCATGAGCGTTTTCGTGGTCGCCCTGAACAAGGTCTGCTGGTCCCCTATCCAGGCTCTGGCTCAGCGCCGCTACGCCATCACCTAA
- the pth gene encoding aminoacyl-tRNA hydrolase: MASQFWLVAGLGNPGSKYKGTRHNMGFMCADVLAERWSVPFTDHKGLAQLGKGVMRLDGQAVKFFLAKPLTFMNDSGDAVSSIASYYDIVPERIVVIHDDMDLDFGRIKVKAGGSAGGHNGIRSIDRSLGTNAYARVRLGVGHAQRGPGAHERTVDWVLGRFSPAQRSLLDDFLADGADAVETVMAQGVAQAQERFNGR, translated from the coding sequence ATGGCTTCGCAATTCTGGCTGGTCGCCGGCCTGGGTAATCCAGGCTCCAAATACAAGGGGACCCGTCACAACATGGGCTTCATGTGCGCCGATGTGCTGGCCGAGCGCTGGTCCGTCCCCTTTACTGACCACAAGGGTTTGGCCCAACTGGGCAAAGGGGTCATGCGCTTGGACGGGCAGGCGGTGAAGTTCTTCCTGGCCAAGCCGCTGACCTTCATGAACGATTCGGGCGACGCAGTTTCCTCGATCGCCTCCTACTACGACATAGTCCCAGAGCGGATAGTCGTCATTCACGACGACATGGACTTGGACTTCGGCCGCATCAAGGTCAAAGCCGGCGGTTCAGCCGGCGGTCATAACGGCATTCGTTCCATCGACCGGTCCCTGGGGACCAACGCCTATGCGCGCGTGCGTCTTGGCGTCGGCCACGCCCAGCGGGGGCCCGGAGCCCACGAACGCACGGTCGACTGGGTCCTGGGGCGATTCTCCCCGGCGCAGCGCAGCCTTTTGGATGACTTCCTGGCTGATGGGGCTGATGCGGTGGAGACGGTCATGGCCCAGGGCGTGGCCCAGGCTCAGGAGCGCTTCAATGGCCGATGA
- a CDS encoding NAD(P)H-dependent oxidoreductase, whose protein sequence is MKAVAITANPEPRSLTEAMGNAFLDGAAEAGADTDLIDLYAEGFNPVYSMEDRLHYLDQGPLPADVAAMQNRIADADVLAFVFPIYWFSLPALMKGFFDRVLCRRFAYHADGTPGALAGKKVRLIMLCGGEEARFRSDGVDAAIDTQLVQRTLNGYCGVDDIEKVYIDRLTSGDDDPQVREEIKHRLIRVTLMGRKLAVEGGASKVGERA, encoded by the coding sequence ATGAAAGCCGTCGCAATTACCGCCAACCCTGAGCCGAGGAGCCTGACCGAGGCGATGGGCAACGCCTTCCTGGACGGTGCGGCTGAGGCTGGCGCCGACACTGATTTAATCGATCTTTACGCTGAGGGCTTCAATCCGGTCTATTCGATGGAGGACCGCCTGCACTACCTGGACCAGGGTCCCCTGCCTGCTGATGTGGCGGCCATGCAGAACCGGATAGCGGACGCCGATGTGCTGGCTTTTGTTTTTCCCATCTACTGGTTCTCCCTGCCTGCGCTGATGAAGGGCTTCTTCGACCGGGTGCTTTGCCGCCGGTTCGCCTACCATGCGGACGGTACGCCTGGGGCCTTGGCAGGCAAGAAGGTCAGGCTGATCATGCTGTGCGGGGGAGAGGAGGCCCGCTTCCGTTCCGACGGGGTGGACGCGGCGATCGACACCCAGCTGGTCCAGCGCACGCTGAACGGCTACTGCGGTGTGGACGACATCGAGAAGGTCTATATCGACCGCTTGACCAGCGGTGACGATGACCCGCAGGTGCGTGAGGAAATCAAGCATCGTTTGATTCGTGTCACCCTGATGGGGCGGAAGCTGGCTGTGGAAGGCGGGGCGTCCAAGGTCGGCGAGCGGGCATGA
- a CDS encoding fluoride efflux transporter FluC has translation MTSTTDKPFSPSSFHASSLLLVAAGGAAGTGLRYALGGLRSFSWYFYTGTFAANMLACLAYCLLSSYLAGAPWIGERRRERISRTLGMGVCGGLSTMSTLMVEVFTTGRDLHFWSAALYLLATFAAGLGLAWVGGRCGSRLAAWRQVRQ, from the coding sequence ATGACAAGCACGACCGACAAGCCCTTCTCGCCCTCCTCCTTCCATGCCTCCAGCCTGCTGCTGGTGGCGGCGGGAGGGGCGGCGGGAACCGGCCTGCGTTACGCCCTGGGCGGCTTACGCTCATTCTCCTGGTATTTCTACACCGGCACGTTCGCGGCCAATATGCTGGCCTGCCTGGCTTACTGCCTGCTCAGCTCATACCTGGCCGGCGCCCCATGGATTGGTGAGCGACGGCGTGAGCGAATCAGCAGAACCTTGGGCATGGGGGTGTGCGGCGGGCTGTCCACCATGTCCACGTTGATGGTGGAGGTCTTCACCACCGGCCGCGACCTCCATTTCTGGTCCGCGGCCCTTTACCTACTGGCCACGTTCGCCGCTGGCCTGGGCCTGGCCTGGGTCGGAGGCCGCTGCGGATCGCGACTGGCGGCATGGCGTCAGGTCCGACAATGA
- a CDS encoding glycosyltransferase family 4 protein — protein sequence MRPLKVGFVFDDSLDAFDGVQQHILTLGRELERRGHEVHYLVGQTEHPPVRHVHPLSRNVQVSFNGNRMRIPLLAPGDAIRRALAAGPFDILHVQAPYSPLLAGRVLERADPRTGLVATYHIAVDTRVQLAAGKALGAINSRSHRLIDEVIAVSQVAARYAQLTAGVRGVVIPNPVDVTGLQERGRSVGRERVERLHGQGPHLVFLGRFVPRKGARALLDALAWGEAAEVFPPGLHVTMAGKGPLLEECRRRAEELRTPVEFPGFIEEGDKPALLASADLAVFPSTGGESFGIVLLEAIASGAALSLAGDNPGYRSTLLDDEDALVPVGDEGGQPGRALAERIARALAEPAWSEALARRERGLLKRYDVKTVAAQVEGVYARALADRGRD from the coding sequence ATGAGGCCGCTGAAGGTCGGTTTTGTCTTCGACGACAGCCTGGACGCGTTCGACGGCGTGCAGCAGCACATTCTGACCCTGGGGCGTGAACTGGAGCGCCGGGGCCACGAGGTCCATTACTTAGTGGGGCAGACCGAGCATCCACCGGTCAGGCATGTGCATCCGCTGAGCCGAAATGTGCAGGTCTCCTTTAACGGCAACCGTATGCGTATCCCTCTGTTGGCCCCGGGCGATGCCATTCGCCGTGCCCTGGCGGCGGGCCCCTTCGACATCCTCCATGTCCAGGCCCCATACAGCCCCTTGCTTGCGGGTCGGGTGTTGGAGCGGGCCGACCCAAGGACCGGTTTGGTGGCCACTTACCACATCGCGGTGGATACTCGGGTCCAGCTGGCGGCTGGCAAAGCCCTGGGGGCCATCAACAGCCGCAGCCACCGCTTGATTGACGAGGTCATCGCGGTCTCGCAGGTCGCGGCCCGCTATGCCCAGCTGACCGCTGGCGTGCGAGGGGTCGTCATACCTAATCCGGTGGACGTGACAGGCCTGCAGGAGCGGGGAAGGTCCGTGGGACGCGAGCGGGTGGAGCGCCTGCATGGCCAAGGGCCGCACTTGGTCTTCCTGGGGCGGTTCGTGCCACGCAAGGGGGCGAGGGCCCTGCTGGACGCCCTGGCCTGGGGCGAGGCCGCCGAAGTCTTTCCCCCCGGGCTGCACGTCACGATGGCCGGTAAAGGCCCCCTGCTGGAGGAATGCCGACGGCGGGCAGAGGAGCTCAGGACCCCGGTGGAGTTCCCCGGATTCATCGAGGAAGGAGACAAACCGGCCCTGCTGGCTTCAGCTGACCTGGCGGTCTTCCCTTCGACCGGCGGGGAATCCTTCGGCATTGTCCTGCTGGAGGCCATCGCCTCCGGGGCAGCGCTCTCCTTGGCCGGTGACAACCCGGGATATCGTTCCACGCTCCTGGATGACGAGGACGCCTTGGTGCCGGTCGGCGACGAGGGTGGTCAACCGGGCCGGGCCCTGGCCGAGCGCATTGCCCGGGCCCTCGCCGAACCCGCCTGGTCCGAGGCCTTGGCCCGGCGCGAACGTGGCCTGCTGAAACGCTACGACGTCAAGACCGTGGCCGCCCAGGTCGAGGGGGTCTATGCCCGGGCCCTGGCGGACCGGGGGAGGGACTGA
- a CDS encoding NAD(P)-dependent oxidoreductase has translation MSDLNMAVVAANGKAGSAIVHEAVRRGINVTALVRHKNTTEAQHTLRQDLFDLTAADLKPFGVVVDAFGVFKLEDLPEHMTSLKHLCDALTGLSTRLLVVGGAGSLYLNPEHTQELKDTPDFPREAYPLAKIMSQSLEQLRLRSDVTWTYLSPAADFRADGPRTGKYLLRGEEYSTNERGESSISYADYAIGLVDEAESAAHPFQRISLIGQ, from the coding sequence ATGAGCGATTTGAACATGGCAGTGGTAGCGGCGAACGGTAAGGCGGGTTCGGCGATTGTACACGAGGCCGTAAGGCGCGGCATCAACGTGACAGCGCTGGTGCGTCACAAGAATACGACCGAGGCCCAGCACACCCTGCGCCAGGATCTGTTTGACCTGACCGCGGCCGACTTGAAACCTTTCGGCGTGGTTGTGGATGCCTTCGGTGTTTTCAAACTAGAGGACCTGCCTGAGCACATGACCTCGCTCAAGCACTTGTGCGATGCGCTGACGGGCTTGTCCACCCGCCTGCTGGTGGTGGGTGGGGCAGGCAGCCTCTACCTCAATCCAGAGCACACCCAGGAGCTCAAGGACACCCCCGACTTCCCGCGCGAGGCCTACCCGCTGGCCAAGATCATGAGCCAGAGCCTGGAGCAGCTGCGCCTGCGCTCGGACGTGACCTGGACCTACCTGAGCCCGGCGGCCGACTTCCGGGCCGACGGCCCGCGCACCGGCAAGTACCTCCTGCGGGGCGAGGAATACTCCACCAACGAACGCGGCGAATCCTCCATCTCCTACGCCGACTACGCGATTGGTTTAGTCGACGAGGCCGAATCGGCCGCCCACCCCTTCCAGCGCATCTCCTTGATCGGACAGTGA
- a CDS encoding nitrate/sulfonate/bicarbonate ABC transporter ATP-binding protein, whose translation MEKITNIIEARHVNKEFESDQGNELKVLDDMSFTLHEGEVVAILGRSGAGKSTFLRILAGLIPASSGSVTYRGHELDGPNPGVALVFQSFALMPWLTVEANVELGLQARGVPRDTRKKLALAAIDSIGLDGFESAYPKELSGGMRQRVGIARALVLKPDALFMDEPFSALDVLTAENLRQEVLKVWSSESDSIKSVLMVTHNIEEAVQMADRVVVLGSHPGHIIAEVPITLPRPRDKQSDEFQTTVDYLYAVLTGRSDKGDIRRKLQSKVRDKEAINNSVREEEMGKKVLPDATPGGLAGLVDVMSEHPDGIDMADLAAKLNFEVDDLFPLIDAGLLLGIFDADNGHVSLTKLGRDWQHADILQAKEMFSSMILEHVPLVRVIDRALKNSESKTLHGSLILDLLRSHHSDKEAVQQFETAISWGRYGELFDYDADDDRLTLDPENKAPATVGEGDDRA comes from the coding sequence ATGGAGAAAATAACCAACATCATCGAAGCCCGTCATGTCAATAAGGAGTTCGAGTCCGACCAGGGCAATGAGCTCAAGGTCCTAGACGATATGTCCTTCACCCTGCACGAGGGGGAAGTCGTAGCCATCCTGGGCCGCTCCGGCGCGGGCAAGTCCACCTTCCTGCGCATCCTGGCGGGACTGATCCCGGCCAGCTCAGGTTCGGTGACCTACCGGGGACACGAACTGGACGGCCCCAACCCGGGCGTGGCCCTGGTCTTCCAGTCCTTCGCCCTGATGCCTTGGCTGACCGTCGAGGCCAACGTGGAGCTGGGCTTGCAAGCCCGGGGCGTGCCCAGAGACACCCGCAAGAAGCTGGCCCTGGCCGCAATCGACTCAATCGGCCTGGACGGCTTCGAAAGCGCCTACCCCAAGGAGCTCTCGGGCGGCATGCGCCAGCGGGTTGGCATCGCGCGCGCCCTGGTCTTGAAGCCCGACGCGCTCTTCATGGACGAGCCCTTCTCCGCCCTCGACGTGCTGACCGCGGAGAACCTGCGCCAGGAGGTCCTGAAGGTCTGGTCCTCCGAGTCCGACTCGATCAAGTCGGTTCTCATGGTGACCCACAACATCGAGGAGGCCGTGCAGATGGCCGACCGGGTCGTCGTACTGGGCTCCCACCCGGGCCATATCATCGCCGAGGTGCCGATTACGCTGCCCCGTCCTCGTGACAAGCAGTCCGACGAGTTCCAGACCACGGTCGACTACCTCTACGCCGTGCTGACCGGCCGCTCCGACAAAGGCGACATACGGCGCAAGCTCCAGTCCAAGGTCCGCGACAAGGAGGCGATCAATAACTCGGTGCGCGAGGAAGAGATGGGCAAAAAGGTCTTGCCCGACGCCACCCCCGGCGGGCTCGCCGGCCTGGTCGACGTAATGTCCGAGCATCCTGACGGCATCGACATGGCGGACCTGGCGGCCAAGCTCAACTTCGAAGTGGACGACCTCTTCCCATTGATCGACGCAGGGCTCCTGCTGGGCATCTTCGACGCCGACAACGGCCATGTGAGCCTGACCAAGCTGGGCCGCGACTGGCAGCATGCGGACATCTTGCAGGCCAAGGAGATGTTCTCCTCGATGATTCTGGAGCATGTGCCGCTGGTACGCGTGATCGACCGCGCCTTGAAGAATTCGGAGAGCAAGACCTTGCATGGTTCGCTGATCCTGGACCTCCTGCGCTCCCACCACTCTGACAAGGAGGCCGTCCAGCAGTTCGAGACCGCGATCAGCTGGGGCCGCTACGGCGAACTCTTCGACTACGACGCGGATGACGACCGCCTGACCCTGGACCCGGAGAACAAGGCGCCCGCCACGGTCGGCGAGGGCGATGACCGGGCCTGA
- a CDS encoding UPF0182 family protein codes for MSFFDMFGAMFDPDRDPRSRRPGRSDDDFVILNVEEDGRSGPREGSGGRRGPGGPGMPRMPRLNRRPSSGPGLSRGSKITMVAVGVVVALVILLFATARFITDLMWYSQLGAARVIWTQLGVKVGLWLAYALVLALVTLCSAALAIRARPDSPDGSTIRIKGDLIEVGHGVSSKRARRIAGLVSLAVGVIFGFQFNADWTQVLLLFSRQSFGATDPQFGLDNGFYVFTLPGLELLASALLLIVVLAGLFSLITHFLMGGVRLTMPVHGRGIVEMTRKARHQLAAWLILIMLVWAGNIALGVFDRLTEQGDQAAGASQITGASYTSVNANIPVTLIMAVLVALVGIILGVWLLTAKTLGEGRSSANSAGQALKQWRLPATAIGALVVAAILLTGVWPMVVQRFRVSPNAQEMESKFIQRNIAATSEAYGLKRLKTQQYQATTQVRPGALAQDADTTAQIRLLDPQVVSPTFRQLQQSKQYYTFEDTLAVDKYEIDGVSQDTVIGARELDLEGNDNRNWVNDHTVFTHGYGVVAAYGNKLTADGQPEFFEQDIPTHGKLTDQEHYEPRIYFSPNAPEYSIVGSPNGSRTKGWEFDYPTGSNGATNTFTGNGGPSVGNFMTRLLYSIRFGSDQILFSDRVTPSSQILYDRSPKERVAKVAPYLTLDGRVYPAVVGGRVKWIVDGYTTSDMYPYSQKVDLGPITQDTTTLSSQAVKGLGSQNANYIRNSVKATVDAYDGSVDLYAWDAKDPVLKAWQKIFPSQYKPLNEISGDLMSHMRYPESLFKVQRQLLSQYHVNQASQYFSGEDFWQTPVDPTGTDDEQRNGVKQPPYYLTMQTPGTSSPTFSLTSTYIPAGTSTREILTGFLSVDSDAGRQRGRIGPDYGTLRLLELPKNSNVPGPGQAQNNFNSDAAISTELNLLQSGSTKVKRGNLLTLPVGNGLIYIQPVYVQSSGATSFPLLKRVLVAFGDKVSSAATLDAALDKTFKGNSGASAGDAANAGKDDSQSSPDGGTGQNQEQPGQQSQQPQQGSPKQGAGGSQALQQSLSDADQAMKDSDAALKNGDFSAYGEAQNRLKEALNKALEAEKQG; via the coding sequence ATGTCCTTCTTTGATATGTTCGGCGCCATGTTCGACCCCGATCGGGACCCTCGGTCTCGCCGGCCGGGCCGCTCGGACGATGATTTCGTCATCCTTAACGTCGAGGAGGACGGTCGCTCCGGTCCGCGAGAGGGGTCAGGCGGTCGGCGGGGGCCAGGCGGCCCTGGCATGCCTCGCATGCCCCGTCTGAATCGCAGGCCCTCTTCGGGCCCAGGCCTGAGCCGGGGGTCGAAGATCACGATGGTCGCGGTCGGGGTGGTTGTGGCCTTGGTCATTCTCCTGTTCGCCACCGCCCGCTTCATCACCGATTTGATGTGGTACTCCCAGTTGGGTGCCGCCCGAGTGATTTGGACCCAGCTGGGGGTTAAAGTCGGCCTCTGGCTGGCCTACGCCCTGGTCCTGGCCTTGGTCACCCTGTGCTCCGCCGCCTTGGCCATCCGAGCCAGGCCAGACTCGCCGGACGGTTCCACGATCCGCATCAAGGGCGACCTGATCGAAGTGGGCCACGGGGTCTCCTCTAAGCGGGCCCGCAGGATCGCCGGGCTGGTCTCCCTCGCCGTGGGCGTAATCTTCGGCTTCCAATTCAATGCCGACTGGACCCAGGTCTTGCTCCTGTTCAGCCGCCAGTCCTTCGGCGCAACCGACCCCCAGTTCGGCCTGGACAACGGCTTCTATGTCTTCACCCTGCCTGGCTTGGAGCTCCTGGCCTCCGCCCTCTTGCTGATCGTCGTGCTGGCGGGTTTGTTCTCGCTGATCACCCACTTCCTGATGGGTGGCGTGCGCCTCACCATGCCGGTGCATGGGCGCGGAATCGTCGAGATGACCCGCAAGGCCCGCCACCAGCTGGCTGCCTGGCTGATCCTGATTATGCTGGTCTGGGCCGGCAATATAGCCCTGGGCGTTTTCGACCGCCTGACCGAGCAGGGCGACCAGGCGGCGGGCGCCTCCCAGATTACCGGCGCCTCTTACACCTCGGTCAACGCCAACATCCCCGTCACCTTGATCATGGCCGTACTGGTGGCTTTGGTCGGCATCATCCTGGGAGTGTGGCTGTTGACGGCCAAGACCTTGGGAGAGGGCCGTTCCTCCGCCAACTCGGCGGGTCAGGCCCTTAAGCAGTGGCGCCTGCCGGCCACAGCCATCGGCGCGCTAGTGGTCGCGGCGATCCTACTGACCGGCGTGTGGCCGATGGTGGTCCAGCGCTTCCGGGTGAGCCCCAACGCCCAGGAGATGGAATCCAAGTTCATCCAGCGCAACATCGCCGCCACCTCTGAGGCTTATGGGCTCAAACGGCTGAAGACCCAACAGTACCAAGCCACCACCCAGGTGCGTCCGGGAGCACTGGCTCAGGACGCCGACACCACAGCCCAGATCCGCCTCTTGGACCCGCAGGTGGTGTCGCCCACCTTCCGGCAACTCCAGCAGTCCAAGCAGTATTACACCTTCGAGGACACCCTCGCCGTCGACAAATATGAGATCGACGGGGTCAGCCAAGACACAGTGATCGGAGCCCGCGAGCTCGACCTGGAGGGCAACGACAACCGCAACTGGGTCAATGACCACACGGTCTTCACCCACGGCTACGGGGTTGTGGCCGCTTACGGCAATAAGCTCACCGCCGATGGCCAGCCCGAATTCTTCGAGCAAGACATCCCCACCCATGGCAAGCTGACTGATCAGGAGCACTACGAGCCCCGGATATACTTCTCACCCAACGCGCCCGAATACTCAATCGTCGGCTCGCCTAACGGCAGCAGGACCAAGGGTTGGGAGTTCGATTATCCGACGGGTTCCAACGGCGCCACGAACACCTTCACCGGCAACGGCGGCCCCTCGGTGGGCAATTTCATGACCCGTTTGCTCTACTCGATCCGCTTCGGCTCCGACCAGATTCTCTTCTCCGACCGGGTGACCCCCTCCTCGCAAATCCTGTACGACCGCAGTCCCAAGGAGCGCGTGGCCAAGGTGGCTCCCTACCTGACCCTGGACGGGCGCGTCTACCCGGCTGTGGTCGGCGGGCGGGTCAAGTGGATCGTGGACGGCTACACCACCTCCGACATGTACCCATACTCGCAAAAGGTGGACCTGGGCCCCATCACCCAGGACACCACGACCCTGAGCTCCCAGGCTGTCAAGGGCCTGGGCTCCCAGAACGCCAACTACATACGCAATTCGGTCAAGGCCACCGTCGACGCCTACGACGGGTCGGTGGACTTGTACGCATGGGATGCCAAAGACCCGGTCCTGAAGGCCTGGCAGAAAATCTTCCCCAGTCAATACAAGCCCTTGAACGAGATTTCAGGCGACCTGATGAGCCACATGCGCTACCCGGAGAGTCTGTTCAAGGTCCAGCGCCAGCTTCTCTCCCAGTACCATGTAAACCAGGCCAGCCAGTACTTCTCCGGCGAGGACTTCTGGCAGACCCCTGTGGACCCGACTGGGACGGATGACGAACAAAGGAACGGCGTCAAGCAGCCGCCCTACTACCTGACCATGCAGACCCCCGGTACCTCATCGCCCACCTTCTCCCTGACCTCCACCTACATTCCTGCCGGCACATCCACGAGGGAGATTCTGACCGGTTTCCTGTCGGTGGACTCGGACGCAGGTCGGCAGCGGGGGCGGATCGGCCCTGATTACGGGACCTTGCGCCTCCTGGAGCTGCCCAAGAACTCGAATGTTCCAGGCCCGGGCCAGGCCCAGAACAACTTCAACTCGGACGCGGCGATTTCCACCGAGCTGAACCTCCTGCAATCAGGCTCGACCAAGGTTAAGCGCGGCAACCTGCTGACCTTGCCGGTGGGCAACGGCCTCATCTACATCCAGCCGGTTTATGTGCAGTCCTCGGGCGCCACCTCGTTCCCCTTGCTCAAGCGGGTGCTGGTGGCCTTCGGAGATAAGGTCAGCTCGGCGGCGACCCTGGACGCGGCTTTGGATAAGACCTTCAAAGGCAACTCCGGCGCCTCGGCCGGCGACGCGGCCAATGCCGGCAAGGACGACAGCCAGTCCAGTCCCGACGGCGGCACCGGTCAGAACCAGGAGCAACCAGGCCAGCAATCCCAGCAGCCTCAGCAGGGTTCGCCCAAGCAGGGCGCTGGTGGCTCCCAGGCGCTCCAGCAATCCCTGTCGGACGCCGACCAAGCGATGAAGGACTCCGACGCCGCCCTGAAGAACGGCGACTTCAGCGCCTATGGCGAAGCCCAGAACCGGCTCAAGGAGGCCCTGAACAAGGCTTTGGAAGCTGAGAAGCAGGGATGA